The Salminus brasiliensis chromosome 3, fSalBra1.hap2, whole genome shotgun sequence genome contains a region encoding:
- the kmt2ba gene encoding histone-lysine N-methyltransferase 2B isoform X1 yields the protein MAAAGGGLSASVVVAGANPSATVRCRFPGRPLTFRSHLKREKRLRVGRLGAEDAATGSGGPRPVNVGATLREDPCLLCLLGLADKLGHQSEAGFCTSDSDEERDFTGFQADGRWSLRAGQGSLYKASSSPSKKKPPLATAPSASGRSTTATIKTSRATMETEESERKCGKGLRTVHNTERTKLIVKLGSKKVNKNSASVRQQLKAPLSRVGEKTTQKGLKNLQEEENEDLEDEVLDGSGNEGTVASLKDERKGKRQSHAGVPGRRRKQRKLVWTLMMVKGKGKTSQKKMAENFRQNSGRRNTESAKIDQTNGKSNDVQTTDKEVSISPKTTGKRRKIHKATSASPEVGTETGQERAVSPTGSAGKSLKDSSLNSPKKSPPGLKRRKSLFGYRRKQTDQDMMRKTCESQPHVEGKMPRKRRRLVYYTYEAVDSQVSQDHQQELHEKAENTGVASRQGLSQVCAASARPSRVIRVPKRFMDDEGMSGQRIKDPGQMEVLPNEPCFESEQTGTTQTQTKDFKSRKKSAKLLNLNNGKLARGRKPRCSSELSDVPRKKVGRLAYDSTHLKIYERLKKLTASLALRRQKRMASYKNDCEKLEGEHQNTEGFIDSRDGGRRKTSDIKMEDVNSPGVVRKLAVHIDADGQSALSAVEPAQDVAKENAESTSLEGTDEQSQDANASPVLEEQISPIHKINLSGANKKMLHLLKRAKVQLIKIDQQKQLKSAQLLSGVVEVGERRRREMDRANIEAAPQEHPVGGPRIKHVCRAAAVALGQPRAMVPDDIPRLSALPLHEREGIAQSPNVEDVGSYSEPESTGSVEQKPVPNRKTLGLRQRRCFRCKGCCREEDCGRCVFCLDKPKYGGPNKKRQSCIYKKCAKIEENKMKRLKVQMKRRQISAAPYPCSSGEEEGERSGAREDELSQAHPTNALSPTRRQPRRRVTPRCYSSLLESDSTDTEEPSEDAGKEQDSIAPANQSNGTSVPANAQYEVVKPRKPGMPRGMWARRRIDKVLQYKLQHCPPSQTLKPREPSPQDPPTSCSSPMLIGSPSLKLKLKLQIRLQRLPLSLVHAAELSVTAALCQLDAKRAQDKKADGGEQVEKEGVQDQALTDFHCLTRSQSSVEHTPRSVLAALANGFAQREPQAQELVHKIRVDFKEDCTIQNVWAMGGLSILTSVPITPECVCLLCASKGHHDMIFCQMCCEPFHRFCLPVDDRPQKDNKENWCCRRCKFCHVCGRKSKQGKPVLQCKRCLYCYHPSCLGPTYPKPVKCNTSWVCMMCIRCKSCGVTPGKSWDMAWNHELNLCPDCSNLHGQGNFCTVCLKCYQEHEFDSNMMQCARCAHWVHPKCEGLTDDLYEILSRLRGKSLVFSCAACSKSYPSGWQEVVQDVLRNGLEKVMSGLQNSPTTGHLQTCSQCETYQEAECIKDRKTVCGLRSVERKLADGLYTSLKMFHEDVVRLLVKNLHDERCLPEEQRPTAQARICYLRLLEQTFNWFDSQDPATWKPVSKEFPSGMLPEAIIPPSDEHNYAQWLEEQDRAITRAKETQENCHLKAHDSLNVNYYDVDQRQCSLCQQHGDAKPSEAGRLLYLGQNEWAHVNCCIWSAEVHEVKGALLHVHSAVARGRFMRCERCNQVGATVGCCLSTCQSNYHFMCARASHCVFQSDKKVYCNKHRDLLNNKMMNGFEVLRRVYVDFEGISLRRKFLTGLEPDSVSVMIGALQINKLGVLTEQSEVAGKLYPVGYQCTRWYWSTVDPRKRCRYTCRVTDMQPSSSIRGPNLAQNQEENCTIAHSPKSRDSPNAETSPGVDQLPSTPSPNSKLDSGVEPKTPRHLLNRRPAGGTFRPLPSPGTASSSSHHILTISDLDDTRRSKRLSLRRNASPPQKSPTGPMKLRSGGTAHPRSLSFSSPVSPLGATENLMTSPSPRRRGRPPSSPSGATSAYSPRQGSIGSTPSTVFLSPRHSPRNQQHFRITPHESAEVPQDFSASLEPEDAAGMPEDGICTVAVIADGNAVPLSSDQELLSTPFDADTDVAVASVLNAKLEFDEALLNENVALHCGPYNNGAEGQEIGESQAHIEENSLLGRMSDEDTSIYSAGEKELPDLADPDGQMDIDSVDGDSDHYLNFSRTVVVCDSVKDSTQTGLTVLPTSQTISQLDGADNDSESDGNEASGEDDTQEVGTSYLSHDTETSKDITHNSGREVVFTNLVESSVPESVLINAKPEVLHQLAEKQSSDKESMPLHGNWDVSTDLFAAQDSMSKDDLFVQEMQLTHEADIQNVMQSSLVFDPSSDLVAGQDGVLLDSEPVEELNEVLLDPEIGHFVSAKDGSIVHMHDSSSVDSVNKDAKSPEQIILPESKVKVVSVPSLSSSGKVQIIGPGPLPHRTFTIPQTVPQHRIVKVTVPAGTLPLSLPINMVSTSPAVSGASSQVVANGLDSRKEATRGRTVAIRIPASTKPTVTNVLPSPQVLLVNRSGQILIKDPQTNTYQMPSANSPSYSHISQIAKIIHSTNLVQRTVPRVVVTPVSQAGLSQGPTTHVVSYSNGAAPSTKVFIRKLPQKSSEVHMNSGSSVRLNNPSTPVSPVLDVNQRDDAQAIIERAMASHRETANRALLSSSQFQVRPNISKLHSPDVANQSSKLHHRTQPAILSHSKSQVRMKRVSLASERTSVKKCKTDLMEQTVSSSLDDLNRFNKVRIKAPSVKDVLDFDHVVENLDNPKTKEGAKEYEKKSDPQEKERGTHDKAHAWDSSKNGELSDWTPCADWSSDEDSPSPFKQEQDECGSQNEPHLLFKITSDDGFSVEADSIEVAWRAVVDGVQEARIAYRLEQLPLGRMSGARVMGVLHDAVLFLLEQLQGAAQCQNHRFRFHQHEKPEKELPVNPSGCARAEVYERKSTFDMFNFLASQHRQLPESRPCDEDEDDIKLKSSRRATSTELPMAMRFRHLERTSKEAVGVYRSAIHGRGLFCKRNIEAGEMVIEYAGNVIRSVLTDKREKYYDSKGIGCYMFRIDDFDVVDATMHGNAARFINHSCEPNCYSRVINVEGRKHIVIFALRKIYRGEELTYDYKFPIEDANNKLHCNCAARRCRRFLN from the exons GAGAGAGATTTCACAGGGTTCCAGGCAGATGGTCGGTGGTCCTTGCGTGCTGGACAAG GCAGTCTTTATAAAGCCTCTTCATCGCCATCGAAAAAGAAGCCTCCTCTGGCCACTGCCCCATCTGCAAGCGGTAGAAGCACCACCGCGACAATCAAAACCTCAAGGGCCACCATGGAAACTGAGGAGTCTGAGAGGAAATGCGGAAAAGGTCTCAGAACTGTCCACAATACTGAGAGGACCAAGCTAATTGTCAAACTGGGTAGCAAAAAGGTGAACAAGAACAGTGCGTCAGTTAGACAACAGTTGAAGGCTCCTCTGAGCAGGGTTGGAGAGAAAACGACTCAGAAAGGACTTAAAAATTtacaagaagaagaaaatgaagatCTGGAAGATGAAGTGCTTGATGGATCCGGCAATGAAGGCACagtggcatctctcaaagatgAACGAAAGGGAAAGAGGCAAAGTCATGCTGGTGTGCCAGGAAGGCGACGAAAGCAGAGGAAATTGGTATGGACTTTAATGATGGTTAAGGGGAAAGGAAAAACCTCCCAAAAGAAAATGGCTGAAAATTTTCGTCAGAACTCTGGTAGGAGAAATACTGAGAGTGCTAAAATAGACCAGACCAACGGAAAGTCCAATGATGTACAGACTACTGACAAAGAGGTTTCTATATCTCCCAAAACTACTGGGAAACGGAGAAAAATCCACAAGGCCACAAGTGCCTCTCCAGAAGTTGGGACAGAGACAGGGCAGGAGAGAGCAGTTTCTCCTACTGGAAGTGCAGGAAAATCATTGAAGGACAGCTCTTTAAATTCTCCTAAAAAATCCCCCCCTGGCTTAAAGCGGCGCAAGTCTTTATTTGGTTATCGAAGGAAGCAGACAGACCAGGACATGATGCGGAAGACCTGTGAGTCTCAGCCTCACGTTGAGGGTAAGATGCCCAGGAAAAGACGGCGTCTTGTCTACTACACTTATGAAGCAGTGGACTCCCAAGTGAGCCAGGATCACCAGCAGGAGCTGCATGAAAAAGCAGAGAACACGGGTGTGGCAAGTCGACAAGGACTATCTCAAGTCTGTGCGGCTAGTGCTCGGCCATCCAGAGTGATCAGGGTACCTAAGAGGTTCATGGATGATGAAGGCATGTCTGGACAGCGTATAAAAGACCCTGGTCAAATGGAGGTCTTACCAAATGAGCCTTGCTTTGAATCAGAGCAAACTGGTACCACCCAGACCCAAACCAAGGactttaaaagcaggaaaaagagTGCAAAACTGCTGAACCTTAATAATGGCAAATTAGCGCGTGGCAGGAAACCCAGATGTTCCTCAGAACTCTCTGATGTTCCTCGAAAGAAGGTGGGAAGGTTGGCTTACGATTCCACCCATCTTAAAATTTATGAGAGGCTGAAGAAGCTCACGGCGAGCTTGGCTCTGCGAAGACAGAAGCGAATGGCCAGTTACAAAAATGATTGTGAAAAGCTAGAAGGGGAGCATCAGAATACAGAAGGATTCATAGATTctagagatggagggagacgaAAGACCTCTGATATAAAGATGGAGGACGTGAACTCTCCAGGAGTAGTGCGTAAATTAGCTGTACATATTGATGCAGATGGTCAATCAGCACTCTCCGCTGTTGAACCAGCTCAAGATGTAGCAAAAGAAAACG CAGAGAGTACCAGCCTGGAGGGCACTGATGAACAAAGCCAGGATGCAAATGCTTCTCCGGTTTTAGAGGAGCAGATCAGTCCCATCCATAAGATCAACCTCTCTGGTGCCAACAAGAAGATGCTTCACTTGTTGAAGAGGGCTAAGGTCCAGCTGATTAAAATTGACCAGCAGAAACAGCTAAAGTCTGCTCAG CTGTTGTCTGGTGTGGTTGAAGttggggagaggaggagaagggaaaTGGACAGGGCAAACATAGAAGCAGCTCCTCAG GAGCATCCAGTAGGAGGTCCACGGATAAAACATGTGTGCCGAGCAGCAGCTGTAGCACTGGGTCAGCCTCGAGCCATGGTGCCAGACGATATACCCAGGCTTAGTGCCTTGCCTCTGCATGAGAGAGAGGGTATTGCACAGTCACCTAACGTAGAGG ATGTAGGCTCTTACTCAGAACCTGAGAGCACTGGTTCTGTTGAGCAAAAGCCAGTGCCCAATAGAAAGACGTTGGGTTTGCGGCAGAGACGTTGCTTTCGCTGCAAGGGATGCTGCCGGGAAGAAGACTGTGGGAGATGTGTGTTTTGTCTGGATAAACCTAAATATGGAGGACCTAATAAGAAACGCCAGAGCTGCAT TTATAAAAAGTGTGCGAAGATTGAAGAGAACAAAATGAAGCGACTGAAAG TTCAGATGAAGCGACGTCAGATTTCTGCGGCTCCTTACCCATGCAGCAGCGGAGAGGAAGAGGGCGAGAGAAGCGGTGCAAGAGAGGACGAGTTGAGCCAAGCGCACCCCACTAATGCACTCAGCCCCACTAGGAGACAGCCTCGGCGACGTGTCACTCCCCGATGCTACAGCAGTCTACTAGAGTCTGATTCCACTGACACGGAAGAACCCAGCGAAGATGCAGGAAAGGAGCAAGACAGTATCGCACCAGCTAATCAGTCCAATG GTACTTCTGTACCTGCAAATGCTCAATACGAGGTGGTAAAGCCACGGAAGCCTGGCATGCCGAGAGGGATGTGGGCTCGTCGTCGAATTGATAAGGTACTCCAATATAAG CTTCAGCATTGCCCTCCCTCACAGACTCTGAAGCCCAGAGAACCATCACCTCAAGACCCCCCCACATCTTGCAGTTCCCCCATGCTTATTGGGAGCCCGTCGCTAAAGCTCAAACTGAAGCTCCAGATACGGTTGCAGAGACTGCCACTTAGCCTGGTGCATGCAGCAGAGTTGTCTGTGACTGCTGCGTTGTGCCAACTTGATGCCAAAAGAGCACAGGACAAGAAGGCGGATGGAGGGGAGCAGGTGGAAAAGGAAGGAGTGCAGGACCAGGCCCTTACTGACTTCCACTGTCTTACTCGTTCCCAGAGCTCAGTGGAGCACACGCCGCGTAGTGTTCTGGCCGCACTGGCCAATGGTTTTGCCCAGCGGGAGCCGCAGGCACAAGAATTGGTGCACAAAATCCGGGTGGACTTTAAG GAGGACTGCACCATTCAGAATGTTTGGGCGATGGGTGGACTAAGTATTCTCACATCGGTACCAATCAcaccagagtgtgtgtgtctactcTGCGCTAGTAAAGGCCATCATGAC ATGATATTTTGTCAGATGTGCTGTGAGCCATTTCATCGCTTCTGTCTTCCGGTGGACGATCGCCCACagaaagacaacaaggaaaacTGGTGTTGTAGGCGCTGCAAATTCTGCCATGTCTGTGGCCGTAAAAGCAAACAGGGAAAg cCGGTTTTACAATGCAAAAGGTGTTTGTACTGCTACCATCCATCCTGTTTAGGACCCACCTACCCCAAACCAGTCAAGTGTAACACATCTTGG GTTTGTATGATGTGTATTCGGTGCAAGAGCTGTGGGGTAACTCCGGGGAAGTCCTGGGATATGGCCTGGAATCATGAGCTGAATCTTTGTCCTGACTGCAGCAACCTCCATGGCCAAG GTAACTTCTGCACAGTATGTCTCAAGTGCTACCAGGAGCATGAATTTGACAGCAACATGATGCAGTGTGCGCGATGTGCCCATTGGGTTCATCCTAAGTGTGAGGGACTTACAG ATGATTTGTACGAGATACTAAGCAGATTACGGGGGAAGAGTTTAGTGTTCAGTTGTGCAGCCTGCAGTAAGAGTTACCCAAGTGGCTGGCAGGAGGTAGTACAGGATGTGCTAAGGAACGGTCTGGAGAAAGTCATGAGCGGCTTGCAAAACTCTCCTACCACTGGTCACCTTCAGACCTGCTCCCAG TGTGAGACTTACCAAGAGGCTGAGTGTATAAAGGACAGAAAGACAGTCTGTGGTCTTCGTTCTGTGGAGAGGAAGCTTGCAGATGGACTGTATACTTCACTG AAAATGTTTCATGAGGATGTGGTAAGATTGTTGGTAAAGAATCTTCATGATGAACGATGTCTTCCAGAGGAGCAGAGGCCCACTGCCCAAGCCAGAATCTGCTATCTAAGG TTGCTGGAGCAGACTTTTAATTGGTTTGACAGTCAGGACCCTGCCACATGGAAACCTGTTTCAAAAGAATTTCCAAG TGGGATGCTCCCAGAAGCAATAATTCCACCCTCTGACGAGCACAATTATGCACAGTGGCTGGAAGAGCAAGACCGTGCCATTACCAGAGCAAAGGAGACTCAAGAAAACTGTCATTTAAAAGCACATG ATTCTCTGAATGTCAATTACTATGATGTAGATCAAAGACAGTGTTCTCTTTGCCAACAACATGGTGATGCCAAACCAAGT GAGGCGGGCAGACTGCTGTACCTGGGCCAAAATGAGTGGGCTCATGTAAACTGTTGCATCTGGTCGGCTGAGGTGCATGAAGTCAAAGGAGCGTTGCTACATGTCCACAGTGCTGTAGCCAGGGGACGATTCATG CGCTGTGAGCGGTGTAACCAAGTGGGAGCAACAGTTGGTTGCTGTCTCTCAACTTGCCAGAGTAACTACCACTTCATGTGTGCTCGTGCCAGCCACTGTGTCTTTCAAAGCGATAAGAAGGTCTACTGTAACAAACACCGTGACCTTCTTAACAACAAG ATGATGAATGGATTTGAGGTCCTTAGACGAGTCTATGTAGATTTTGAGGGTATTAGCCTTCGCAGGAAGTTTCTGACTGGCTTGGAACCGGATTCTGTTAGCGTGATGATTG GCGCCTTACAAATTAACAAGTTGGGAGTGCTGACAGAGCAGTCTGAAGTTGCAGGGAAACTGTATCCTGTAGGCTACCA ATGTACACGATGGTATTGGAGCACGGTTGATCCAAGAAAACGATGCCGATACACTTGCAGAGTCACGGATATGCAACCTTCGTCATCAATAAGGGGTCCAAATTTAGCACAAAACCAAGAGGAGAACTGCACCATTGCGCATAGCCCAAAATCTCGAG ACTCTCCTAATGCTGAGACTAGTCCTGGTGTTGACCAACTGCCCAGCACCCCATCTCCTAACTCCAAACTTGACTCGGGAGTAGAACCTAAAACTCCAAGGCACCTTCTGAATAGGAGACCAGCTGGTGGAACATTTAGACCATTGCCCTCCCCAG GGACTGCATCCTCCTCATCCCATCACATCCTTACCATTAGTGATCTTGATGACACACGCCGCTCCAAGAGACTGTCATTACGCCGAAATGCTTCTCCTCCCCAGAAGTCTCCCACTGGACCAATGAAACTGCGCTCCGGAGGCACTGCACACCCTAGATCGCTTTCATTTAGCTCACCTGTCTCTCCACTTGGTGCTACTGAGAATCTCATGACCTCTCCGTCACCTCGTCGCAGGGGTCGTCCTCCTTCCTCCCCTTCTGGTGCTACCTCAGCATATTCCCCTCGGCAAGGAAGCATTGGCAGCACTCCTTCGACTGTTTTCTTGTCTCCACGACACTCCCCAAGGAATCAGCAGCACTTCAGGATAACGCCACATGAATCTGCAGAGGTACCTCAAGATTTCTCTGCCTCTTTAGAGCCAGAAGATGCTGCTGGAATGCCAGAGGACGGCATCTGCACAGTTGCAGTCATTGCTGATGGCAATGCTGTACCATTGTCGTCAGATCAAGAGTTGCTCTCCACACCCTTtgatgctgacacagatgttgcAGTGGCCTCTGTGCTGAATGCCAAGCTGGAGTTTGATGAGGCCCTCTTAAATGAGAATGTGGCTCTGCACTGTGGACCATACAATAATGGAGCAGAAGGGCAGGAAATCGGGGAGAGTCAAGCACATATTGAGGAGAACAGTTTGCTAGGCAGGATGTCAGATGAAGATACCAGTATATACAGTGCTGGTGAAAAAGAATTGCCTGACCTTGCAGACCCTGATGGGCAAATGGACATAGACTCAGTTGATGGAGACTCTGACCATTATCTCAACTTTTCTCGCACAGTGGTGGTATGTGATTCTGTCAAGGACTCTACACAGACAGGTCTAACTGTTCTTCCTACCTCACAGACCATCTCTCAGCTGGATGGAGCAGACAATGATTCAGAAAGCGATGGAAATGAAGCCAGTGGAGAAGATGATACTCAGGAAGTAGGGACTAGTTACCTTAGTCATGATACTGAGACATCAAAGGATATCACCCACAACTCTGGAAGGGAGGTAGTTTTCACAAACTTAGTTGAGTCATCTGTGCCAGAATCAGTTTTGATCAATGCTAAGCCAGAGGTTTTGCATCAGCTTGCTGAAAAACAAAGTTCTGACAAAGAATCAATGCCCTTACATGGGAATTGGGATGTCTCCACTGACTTATTTGCAGCACAAGACAGTATGTCTAAGGACGACTTGTTTGTGCAAGAAATGCAGCTGACCCATGAGGCAGATATTCAAAATGTCATGCAGTCTTCTCTGGTCTTTGACCCAAGCAGTGATCTTGTTGCTGGACAAGATGGTGTTCTATTGGACAGTGAACCTGTAGAAGAATTAAATGAGGTGTTGTTGGATCCTGAGATCGGTCATTTTGTCTCTGCTAAAGATGGCAGTATAGTGCATATGCATGATTCCTCCTCGGTCGACTCAGTAAATAAGGACGCAAAATCACCAGAGCAGATTATTTTGCCAGAGTCTAAAGTAAAGGTAGTATCAGTTCCTTCTTTAAGCAGTTCTGGGAAAGTGCAAATCATTGGTCCAGGTCCACTCCCTCATAGGACTTTCACCATTCCACAGACTGTACCACAGCACAGAATAGTCAAGGTGACTGTGCCTGCCGGCACATTACCTCTGTCCTTACCCATCAACATGGTTTCCACATCACCTGCAGTTTCTGGTGCTTCCTCTCAGGTTGTAGCCAATGGTCTGGATTCTCGTAAGGAAGCCACAAGGGGCCGAACTGTGGCCATACGCATTCCTGCCTCCACAAAACCAACTGTTACTAATGTGTTACCCAGCCCACAGGTTTTGCTAGTTAACCGCTCTGGTCAGATTTTAATAAAAGACCCACAGACAAACACTTACCAGATGCCTAGTGCTAATTCACCTTCGTACAGCCACATAAGCCAAATTGCTAAGATCATCCACAGCACTAATCTTGTTCAGCGAACTGTACCAAGGGTTGTGGTAACCCCTGTGTCTCAAGCAGGCCTCAGCCAAGGTCCAACTACACATGTAGTATCGTATAGCAATGGAGCGGCGCCATCTACGAAGGTTTTCATCCGGAAGCTACCTCAAAAATCTTCAGAAGTGCACATGAATAGTGGAAGCAGTGTAAGGCTGAACAATCCATCTACACCAGTCTCTCCAGTATTAGATGTAAACCAGAGAGATGATGCACAAGCCATAATAGAAAGAGCCATGGCAAGCCACCGCGAAACGGCAAACCGTGCTTTGCTTAGTTCGTCCCAATTCCAGGTCCGCCCAAATATTAGTAAGCTCCACTCTCCTGATGTGGCTAACCAGTCTTCAAAACTGCACCACCGGACTCAGCCTGCGATTCTGTCCCATTCAAAGTCTCAGGTCAGGATGAAGAGAGTATCTTTGGCATCAGAGCGAACTAGTGTGAAAAAATGCAAGACTGACTTAATGGAGCAGACGGTTTCGAGCTCTCTGGATGACCTTAACAG ATTCAACAAAGTACGCATTAAAGCTCCATCTGTTAAGGACGTGCTGGATTTTGATCATGTCGTTGAAAATCTTGATAACCCAAAGACAAAGGAGGGAGCCAAAGAATATGAGAAAAAAAG TGACCCACAGGAAAAAGAGCGGGGTACCCATGACAAAGCTCATGCATGGGACAGCTCCAAAAATGGTGAACTCTCTGACTGGACTCCTTGTGCAG ACTGGAGTTCAGATGAGGATTCCCCATCACCCTTTAAGCAGGAGCAAGATGAATGTGGCAGTCAAAATGAGCCTCATCTACTCTTCAAAATCACTAGTGATGATGGCTTCAGTGTGGAAGCAGACAGCATAGAGG TGGCGTGGAGAGCAGTGGTTGACGGTGTTCAGGAGGCACGGATAGCTTATAGGCTTGAGCAGTTGCCTCTAGGCAGAATGAGTGGTGCTAGAGTAATGGGTGTCCTTCATGATGCTGTGCTGTTCCTTTTGGAGCAACTGCAAGGGGCTGCCCAGTGCCAGAACCACCGCTTTCGTTTCCACCAGCATGAGAAACCAGAAAAAGAGCTGCCAGTAAACCCCAGTGGCTGTGCTCGTGCTGAAGTCTATGAAAG AAAATCCACATTCGACATGTTTAACTTCCTGGCCTCCCAACATCGTCAGCTCCCTGAGAGCAGGCCatgtgatgaagatgaggatgacATTAAGCTCAAATCTAGCAG ACGTGCAACCAGTACAGAATTGCCGATGGCAATGAGGTTCCGACACCTTGAGAGAACATCTAAAGAAGCTGTAGGAGTTTACAG ATCTGCCATTCATGGACGTGGTCTTTTCTGCAAGAGAAACATAGAAGCTGGAGAGATGGTAATTGAATACGCTGGTAACGTCATTCGTTCAGTTCTCACTGACAAGCGGGAGAAATATTACGACAGTAAG GGCATTGGCTGCTACATGTTCCGCATCGATGACTTCGATGTAGTGGATGCCACAATGCATGGAAATGCAGCACGTTTTATTAACCACTCCTGTGAACCCAACTGTTACTCGCGGGTCATTAACGTCGAAGGCCGGAAGCACATTGTCATATTTGCTCTGAGAAAGATCTACCGTGGGGAGGAGCTTACCTACGATTACAAATTCCCCATTGAAGATGCCAACAACAAGCTTCACTGTAACTGTGCAGCCAGGCGGTGTAGACGTTTTTTGAACTAA